In Streptomyces sp. ML-6, the genomic stretch CGCCACCGTGCGCCCCGTCTTCCTGTGGGGTGCCCCCGGAATCGGCAAGTCGTCGCTGGTGCGGAACTTCGCCGAGTCGCTGGGGCTCGAATGCGTCAGTCTGCTCGGTACGCAGCTGGCGCCCGAGGACCTCGTCGGGGTACCGCAGATCCGTGACGGCAGGTCCGTGTTCTGTCCTCCCGAGGCCATCGCCAGGGACGAGCCGTACTGCCTCTTCCTCGACGAGCTGAACGCCGCGACGCCCGATGTGCAGAAGGCGTTCTACTCCCTGATCCTCGACCGGCGCATCGGTTCGTACGAGCTTCCGGCCGGATCGATCGTCATCGGCGCCGGGAACCGCGCGACCGACAACGCGCTGGCCCGGCCCATCGCCTCCGCGCTGGTCAACCGCCTCACCCATGTCCATCTGCGCGCCTCCGCCACGGACTGGCTCGTGTGGGCGGGTGAGAACGGCATCCACCCGTGGGTCGTCGACCACCTCACCGACCGGCCCGACCACCTCTGGTCGCAGCCGCCCAAGACGGAGGAGCCGTTCTCCACTCCCCGTTCCTGGCACATGCTCTCCGACGCCCTGCACTCCTTCGGGCCGGCCCTGGACGAGGAGACGCTCAAGGTCGTCGCGCACGGCACGCTCACCCCGGCGCACGCCGTCGCGTTCTGCGGCTACGTCAAGATCGTGCGGCATGCCCACGGCATCGACGCGATCATCAAGGGCGACGCGTCCTGGCCCCGCCGGATCGAGGACCGCGACCTGCTCTACTACCTGGCCGACGCGTTCCGGGGCCGGCTGGTCAAGGAGCTGCCCGCCGCCAAGGAGCAGATCTCGCCCGTGCTGCGGCAGACGGCCCACCGGGCCAAGTCGCTGCTCGTCCAGCTCGCCGAGATCTCCGTCGAGGTCGCCCAGACCGTGATCCGGGACGACGAGGACGGACAGCCCGTGCTGCCCGCCTGGTTCCTCGTCGAGGCCGCCCGCGACATGCCGCGCCTGGTCGAGGCCCGCCGGTGAGCCGTGCGTCGCACGGGAAGAAGGCCCGCAACGACGCGGCGACCGAGGCGTTCCTCGCCGGCATGGCCATCGTCCGGCGCAACCCGGCCCTCGCCTCGCTGGAGGCCGACGTCTGCCGCAGTCGCGACTGCGACCTGGGTCCGCGCCACGGCCTGACCCGCGTCGACTCCAACGGCAGGATCCATGCCCACCCCGACCGCCGTGCCGAGCCGGCCGAGTGGGCCTGGGCCGTCGCCCACAGCGTCGTCC encodes the following:
- a CDS encoding MoxR family ATPase is translated as MQAAITVTPARVPELLLGLATVRPVFLWGAPGIGKSSLVRNFAESLGLECVSLLGTQLAPEDLVGVPQIRDGRSVFCPPEAIARDEPYCLFLDELNAATPDVQKAFYSLILDRRIGSYELPAGSIVIGAGNRATDNALARPIASALVNRLTHVHLRASATDWLVWAGENGIHPWVVDHLTDRPDHLWSQPPKTEEPFSTPRSWHMLSDALHSFGPALDEETLKVVAHGTLTPAHAVAFCGYVKIVRHAHGIDAIIKGDASWPRRIEDRDLLYYLADAFRGRLVKELPAAKEQISPVLRQTAHRAKSLLVQLAEISVEVAQTVIRDDEDGQPVLPAWFLVEAARDMPRLVEARR